The genomic interval GGCTGCTCGTCGCGGCGCTGGGAATCGTGGGTGTCTTCGCGATGCAGCGGTTTGGCGTGCGCTCGAAGTGGGCCTACATCGTTCCAGCGTTCGTCGCCTGGGCGGGCGTCTACTCCGCGGGGATTCATCCGACGATCGCGGGCGTCATCATCGGGCTCATCACGCCGGTGCGCACCTGGCTCGGTCCGGAAGGATTCGTCACCGGCGCTCGGACCGAACTCGAACACATCGCCCAGGCGCAGCCAGGCGAGCTGTCCTCCCATCACCTGTCGGAGACCTTGCGCCGGGTCGATGCCGCGCGCCGTGAGGCCATGTCGCCTTCGGAGAGCCTGATTGCCACGCTGCATCCGTGGGTGGCGTTCGGCATCATGCCGGTGTTCGCGCTCGCGAACGCGGGGGTGCCGATTTCCAGTGAACCGCTCGATGCGGCGTCGTGGACCGTGGCCCTCGCGACGGCCACCGGGCTCCTGGTGGGCAAGCCCCTGGGCGTGATTGGCGCCTGCTGGCTCGCACTGCGCCTGCGGCTCGCGACGTTGCCGAAGGGCCTGGGCATGCGGGAGCTGCTGGTGCTGGGAAGCACCGCGGGCATCGGCTTCACCATGGCCCTGTTCATCGCGCAGTTGGCCTTCACGGAGACGAAGCTGCTCGCCGCAGGGAAGCTGGGGGTACTGGCCGCGAGCGGGGCCGCCGCCGTCGTCGCACTCGTCCTGGGACGGTGGTTGCTCACCACTTCGGCCCGGCCCGGCGCCGCGAGGTCCGTGGACGAGGCGGAGCGTTCGACGGCGCTATGACGCCGCCCAGCCCCAGGTGTCCGCCACGCGCCACGACGCCAACGACGTCACGGGGACGCAGGTGGGCTTCCGGCTCCCCACCGATGTCGCAGGAGTCATCATCGAGGTGCGCTGGCCCGAGCTCGCGCACTTGGACGCCTCCTGGCGACGCATCCAGGGCTCGGGCACTATCCCGGTCACGAGCCTCGATGGCTCGTCGAACACTGCGGGAGCAAGTGATGCGGACATCGATGAAATGCATGGGGCTGTTGTTGCTCGTCCTGGGAGGCGCGTGCGCGAGCACCCGGCCCGCCGTGACCGAGCCCGTGCCTCCCCACCAGACATTCACCATCGAGTCCGCGAAGCTGAAGGAGCCCCGCCACATCACCGTCTACCTGCCGCCGGGCTACACGACGGCGGCGGAGAGCCGCTTCCCGGTGCTCTACATGCCCGATGGCGGCCTGAAGGAAGACTTCCCGCACCTGGCCACCACCGTCGACACGGCCATCCGCGCGGGCGAGCTGCGGCCCCTCATCATCGTGGGAATCGAAAACACCGTGCGGCGGCGGGACATGACGGGCCCGACCACGGTGGCATCGGACCTGGAGGTCGCCCCCGTCACGGGAGGCTCGGCGACGTTCCGAGCCTTCATCCACGAAGAGTTGATGCCGGAGGTGGAGCGCCGCTACCGGGTGACGCAAGAGCGGGCCATCATCGGCGAGTCGCTCGCGGGCTACTTCATCGTGGAGACGTTCTTCCTCCAGCCGGAACTGTTCGGCACCTACCTCGCGCTGAGCCCCAGCCTGTGGTGGAACGCGGAGTCGTTGGTGAAGGGGGCGGGTGAATGGTTCGCGGCCCGGCCGGACCTGCGCGCGGGACTTTACGTGTCCTCCGCCAATGAAACGGGCGACATCGTCCCCGCCGTGGCGAGGCTCCAGGACGTCCTCCGAACCAGCGCACCCGCGGGCCTGAAGTGGGAAGTCGAACCCCGGCCCGACTTGCGCCACGACAACATCTACCGGGAGAGCTCGCCCAGCGTGCTGCGCAAGTGGCTGCCTCCCGTGGTGGCCGCTGAACGCGCGCCCTGACGCAGCGCCCACGCGCCGCGCGGAAGCCCTGGGCATCCACGCGGCGCACCACGTCCGCAAACTACTGCGGAGGCATCTGGTTCGGGTCCATCCAGGCCACCTCCCAGTGGTGACCATCCGGGTCGTAGAAGCTCCCGCCGTACATGAAGCCCATGTCCATGGCGTCCGCCGCGGGTGAACCACCGTTCGCCAGCGCGGTCTTCACCATCTCATCGACATCCTCTCGGCTGTTGGCGGACAGCGCATAGGTGCCGGCGGTGCTCTGCGTCGCATCGTGCAGGGGCTTCTTGATGAAGTCCTTGAAGCGGGTATGCGTGAGGAGCATCACGAACGCGTCCTCGCCCACCACCATGCAGGTGGCGTGCTCGTCGGTGAAGTCCTTGTTGAACTCGAAGCCCAACTTCGTGAAGAAGTCCACCGACCGCTTCAGGTCGGCCACGGGCAGGTTGAGGAAGAGCTTACGGGGACGGCTGACCTTCATGTTCGCCTCCAGGGCGGGTGGGTTACGAGGGCTTTGACTCCCGAGGCGGACCGAATTCATCGGTCTTTTTTCAGAAAGATTCTCCGCCCCCCCGCCTACCGAGGGAGCTCCTGGGGAAGGCCGAACCGCGGGAACAACGCCTCCGTATCGAGGAAATGGGTCATCGCCGCGATGCGTCCACCGGACAGCTCCAGGACGATGAGCGACCACGGCTTGAAGGGCCCGCCGTCACTGCTCGCGTGGTACTGCCCATAGGCCGGTGAGCCACAGGCCTCGGTCCTCACCAGCCGGGAGTCCCTGCAGACCGCCCCTCGCCCGAGGAACCAACCGCGAATGGACGCGTGCCCCTGGAGCCACAGCGTGTACGGGGGCATGGAGAGGGTGACTTCCTCGTGGAGAATCGCG from Myxococcus xanthus carries:
- the nhaA gene encoding Na+/H+ antiporter NhaA, translated to MSTTTPPGQSALPPEAWAPLLRLSRLAGRPLERFLHIEAASGILLLVAAAIALLWANSPWAESYAHFWHTPLGIRVGDFTFERSLEWVVNDGLMAIFFFVVGMEIRREVHQGELSELRRAALPAAAALGGMLVPAGLYLLLADTPDTRSGWGVPMATDIAFAVGILTLLGSRVPPALRVLLLALAVIDDLGAIIVIAVFYSSGVAITGLLVAALGIVGVFAMQRFGVRSKWAYIVPAFVAWAGVYSAGIHPTIAGVIIGLITPVRTWLGPEGFVTGARTELEHIAQAQPGELSSHHLSETLRRVDAARREAMSPSESLIATLHPWVAFGIMPVFALANAGVPISSEPLDAASWTVALATATGLLVGKPLGVIGACWLALRLRLATLPKGLGMRELLVLGSTAGIGFTMALFIAQLAFTETKLLAAGKLGVLAASGAAAVVALVLGRWLLTTSARPGAARSVDEAERSTAL
- a CDS encoding alpha/beta hydrolase — translated: MARRTLREQVMRTSMKCMGLLLLVLGGACASTRPAVTEPVPPHQTFTIESAKLKEPRHITVYLPPGYTTAAESRFPVLYMPDGGLKEDFPHLATTVDTAIRAGELRPLIIVGIENTVRRRDMTGPTTVASDLEVAPVTGGSATFRAFIHEELMPEVERRYRVTQERAIIGESLAGYFIVETFFLQPELFGTYLALSPSLWWNAESLVKGAGEWFAARPDLRAGLYVSSANETGDIVPAVARLQDVLRTSAPAGLKWEVEPRPDLRHDNIYRESSPSVLRKWLPPVVAAERAP
- a CDS encoding VOC family protein; this translates as MKVSRPRKLFLNLPVADLKRSVDFFTKLGFEFNKDFTDEHATCMVVGEDAFVMLLTHTRFKDFIKKPLHDATQSTAGTYALSANSREDVDEMVKTALANGGSPAADAMDMGFMYGGSFYDPDGHHWEVAWMDPNQMPPQ